A section of the Methanosarcina mazei S-6 genome encodes:
- a CDS encoding class I SAM-dependent methyltransferase, whose product MSYRNRVTLRDAMKEIVEEPLLPLVPKRFDYIGDIAVISIPPELGAYREAIVSKILSMRGNTRAVLNKVSKLEGERRVAHFEVLAGESAETLHRENGYTYRMDVRKVFFNPRLYWERARVASKVLSGESVLIPFAGVGPFVLPPAGKGTMVCAIEINPDACACLKENIRLNKLEKQVTVIQGDAEFILSHSGSLEAEGFRVPENGFDRAIVPTPYGMDHFLGKVSELIKKGGHIHFYTFKTEPQIPELIEEYRRMGLEVEFFRRTGNVAPGVSRWVFDLVKK is encoded by the coding sequence ATGAGTTATCGAAACAGAGTAACCCTGCGAGATGCGATGAAAGAAATAGTTGAAGAGCCCCTGCTTCCCCTGGTTCCGAAACGCTTTGACTATATAGGAGATATTGCAGTAATTTCGATTCCTCCGGAATTAGGGGCTTATAGAGAGGCTATTGTTTCAAAAATTCTCTCTATGAGAGGCAACACGAGGGCAGTGCTCAACAAGGTAAGCAAACTCGAAGGGGAACGCAGGGTAGCTCATTTTGAAGTTCTCGCCGGGGAATCCGCAGAAACTTTACACAGAGAAAACGGCTATACATACAGAATGGATGTGAGAAAGGTTTTTTTCAACCCCAGGCTCTACTGGGAAAGGGCACGTGTAGCTTCAAAAGTCCTGTCTGGAGAGTCTGTTTTGATTCCTTTTGCAGGCGTGGGTCCTTTTGTGCTCCCTCCGGCAGGAAAGGGGACAATGGTCTGCGCAATCGAGATAAATCCTGACGCCTGTGCCTGCCTGAAAGAGAATATCCGGCTGAACAAACTTGAAAAACAGGTCACGGTTATCCAGGGAGATGCCGAATTTATTCTCAGCCATTCTGGTTCTCTGGAAGCTGAGGGCTTCAGGGTTCCGGAAAACGGCTTTGACAGGGCAATTGTACCAACTCCTTACGGCATGGACCATTTCCTTGGAAAGGTCTCAGAGCTTATAAAAAAGGGCGGACACATTCATTTTTACACTTTTAAAACCGAGCCACAGATTCCTGAATTAATTGAAGAGTACAGAAGAATGGGGCTTGAAGTCGAGTTTTTCAGGCGCACAGGAAATGTTGCTCCTGGTGTTAGCAGGTGGGTTTTTGATCTGGTTAAAAAATGA
- a CDS encoding disaggregatase related repeat-containing protein produces the protein MKNILIIGLLFTLFFFPVCVEAKSATIYVVPAITDDKILPASSIPSSYISDTIFIKASLGEFEPASFVIHANEEISPITIKITDLTGSDCIISNTSVDIRTVKCWYQGGYDHYDVEPQGRYLTPELLLKDDSLIKVTGENWTKADISNPKGENYLKLSSGLYTTISNSTPQYSDLLVTPISKLPVRDSTTLQPVTVPKGYNKQFWVILKVPFNASSGNYSGKIIIESNTRIIQELKLNLQVLPIELSKTNMEYSLFYRGKITENGSISSEEKTTAQFTAEIQNMYDHGITNPTIYPYIGSYGLFQTHETAMCKELSIRQNIGLDNTRLYFCGYVLPDTIKHFKDLFAQYGVVDIYQYGPDEQDINITESRDYITSVHNSGGKYFVAEWIKSYAESVPDVLDLVIAGNIWPDVVDSYHSYGHKIFLYNCPQTVPEYPHTFRLNYGLLLWQKNYDGTMDYAYQHSFGDIWNDFDSPICRDHVFAYPTMDGVIDTIQWEGFREGVDDVRYLTTLQNKIALAKSEGKNTSEAENYLANLKNSSLSSMDLDEVRGQIIYYTLSLQNDLNSTNQNTSGNDSTNENNYTNLTILQKPIADFWESPKSGNVPLNVTFTDNSTGSPTAWNWNFGDGTINSTLQNPVHTYSTAGDYTVVFTASNAAGSSTVTGLIRVTPPEDSISDGSAASKLKVFDNRLREASPDTVFQSSPYIDIGGMNSVRYRDMVWFNLSEYTGSANVNNATLSLYWYYPAGISRPSDTVIEVYRPASSWNPGYVSWNKRDRGIAWKNPGGDWYDKKGVLQGSTPYATLTIKGSALPDNRYYELNVTDLVKEYVSGKYENTGFLIKARTERNNYIAFYSSDCGNENQIPKIRLVYS, from the coding sequence ATGAAAAATATTTTAATTATTGGATTATTATTTACTCTATTTTTTTTCCCAGTTTGTGTCGAAGCTAAAAGCGCCACTATTTATGTTGTTCCTGCAATAACAGATGATAAGATATTGCCAGCATCTTCAATACCTTCCTCTTATATATCCGATACGATCTTTATTAAGGCTTCTCTAGGCGAATTTGAACCAGCTAGTTTTGTTATCCACGCAAATGAAGAAATTAGTCCCATTACCATTAAAATAACGGATCTCACTGGAAGCGATTGCATAATATCCAATACCAGTGTGGATATACGAACAGTTAAGTGCTGGTATCAGGGAGGCTACGATCACTATGATGTTGAGCCCCAAGGCAGATATCTAACTCCCGAACTTCTCTTGAAAGATGATTCACTGATTAAAGTGACTGGAGAGAATTGGACTAAAGCGGATATTTCTAACCCTAAAGGAGAAAACTATCTTAAATTAAGCAGTGGACTATATACTACCATTTCAAATAGCACACCACAATATTCAGATTTGTTGGTAACTCCTATATCCAAACTTCCTGTTAGAGACTCTACTACCCTCCAGCCAGTAACTGTCCCGAAAGGATACAACAAACAATTCTGGGTTATCTTAAAAGTACCATTTAACGCTAGTTCAGGAAACTATAGCGGTAAAATCATAATAGAATCCAATACGCGCATAATCCAGGAGCTCAAGTTGAACTTACAGGTCCTGCCTATTGAACTTTCCAAGACAAATATGGAGTATAGTCTCTTTTACAGAGGTAAAATTACTGAAAATGGAAGTATTTCATCCGAAGAGAAAACAACTGCTCAGTTTACTGCTGAAATACAGAACATGTATGATCATGGCATAACAAATCCAACCATTTATCCTTACATCGGTTCTTACGGTTTGTTTCAAACACATGAAACTGCAATGTGTAAAGAATTATCTATTCGCCAGAATATTGGACTCGATAATACCAGGTTGTATTTCTGCGGATATGTTCTTCCAGATACTATCAAACACTTCAAAGATTTATTTGCTCAGTATGGTGTAGTTGATATTTATCAGTATGGACCAGACGAACAGGATATAAACATAACTGAATCCAGGGATTATATCACATCTGTACATAATTCTGGTGGGAAATATTTCGTTGCTGAATGGATAAAGTCATATGCTGAATCAGTTCCAGATGTGTTAGATTTAGTTATCGCAGGTAATATCTGGCCTGATGTTGTAGATAGTTACCACAGTTATGGACATAAAATTTTCTTATATAATTGCCCTCAAACAGTTCCAGAATATCCTCATACATTCAGATTGAATTATGGGCTTTTGCTATGGCAAAAAAATTATGATGGAACAATGGATTACGCTTATCAACATTCTTTCGGTGATATATGGAATGACTTTGACAGTCCTATATGCAGGGATCACGTTTTTGCCTATCCGACGATGGACGGCGTGATAGACACCATTCAGTGGGAAGGTTTCAGGGAAGGAGTGGACGATGTGCGGTATTTGACCACTCTACAAAATAAGATTGCATTGGCCAAGAGTGAAGGCAAGAATACTTCAGAAGCAGAGAATTATCTCGCAAATCTGAAAAATTCTAGCTTATCCTCAATGGATCTCGATGAAGTTCGTGGACAGATTATATATTACACTCTTTCGCTGCAAAATGATCTAAACTCAACCAATCAGAATACAAGTGGAAATGATTCCACAAATGAAAATAATTATACAAATTTAACAATTTTGCAGAAACCGATTGCAGACTTCTGGGAATCTCCAAAGTCAGGAAACGTACCTTTGAATGTCACATTTACAGATAATTCGACAGGTTCACCAACTGCATGGAACTGGAACTTTGGAGACGGAACAATAAATTCAACTCTTCAGAACCCGGTACATACCTATTCAACAGCAGGGGACTATACAGTTGTATTTACTGCAAGTAATGCCGCAGGTAGCAGTACTGTGACTGGACTTATTAGGGTAACGCCACCCGAAGACTCCATATCTGATGGATCTGCAGCTTCCAAACTCAAAGTATTTGATAATCGTTTGCGTGAAGCTTCTCCTGACACCGTCTTTCAGAGTTCACCCTATATTGACATAGGGGGAATGAATAGTGTCAGATACAGGGATATGGTGTGGTTTAACCTGAGCGAATACACAGGCTCTGCTAATGTCAATAACGCCACTCTTTCACTTTACTGGTACTACCCTGCAGGGATCTCAAGGCCTTCAGATACTGTAATTGAAGTTTACAGGCCTGCTTCTTCCTGGAACCCTGGTTACGTAAGCTGGAATAAGAGAGACAGAGGAATTGCCTGGAAGAATCCCGGGGGAGACTGGTATGACAAAAAAGGTGTCCTCCAGGGCAGCACTCCTTATGCCACCCTGACCATCAAAGGCAGTGCCCTTCCTGACAACAGATATTACGAGCTGAACGTAACTGATCTCGTAAAAGAGTATGTCAGCGGCAAATATGAGAACACAGGATTCCTGATAAAAGCCCGCACAGAGAGAAATAACTATATTGCATTCTATAGCAGTGACTGCGGAAACGAAAATCAGATACCAAAAATCCGACTGGTATATAGCTAA